The genomic stretch CTCCCCTGGTAGAACTGAGTCGTGCCGACCAAAGCATTCGCATCTGGGCCGTCAAGAGCGTAAACATTGACCTGTGCTGATCCGTAGACAGCAGCTTGGGAAGAAGACAGATCGAGGACCAGCTCGCAGGGTCCGGTGCCGGCGGAGACGACTGAGGAGGGAATGGAAAAGCCGATCTCAATACCGGAGGCGtcggcggaggagatgaagacttggtagggagggggagcggtGGGGGAGTTGCGGAGGTTGGGGTAGATGGTCCCGCATTGTTGACGTtccttgaggagggggttcatttggttggatggggaggtcaAGGCGGGCGCTGCGGTGGCGGTAAGGGCCAGAGCGGAGACAGTGGCGAGGAGGGTAGAGGTGCGCATTTTGgcttttgttgttttgttggttcttgtcttgttggtgctggggAATGGGCTATGAAAGCTGCTTATAAAACGAGTGTGGGAATAGGGGAAGGGGTATTAGTGTGTATTAAGTGAAGGATGCTgagaagaagttgaagagaGACGTTTGATGCAGTGTATATAACATGAACGATCCGTATACCAGTCTCTTGGAATCACGCTTGCGGAAGCGCGGCACAAGTGATGACGACGATATTGTCAAAGAGTCATGGCTGGGAGTAGGGACGAG from Podospora pseudopauciseta strain CBS 411.78 chromosome 3, whole genome shotgun sequence encodes the following:
- a CDS encoding hypothetical protein (EggNog:ENOG503PYS3); amino-acid sequence: MRTSTLLATVSALALTATAAPALTSPSNQMNPLLKERQQCGTIYPNLRNSPTAPPPYQVFISSADASGIEIGFSIPSSVVSAGTGPCELVLDLSSSQAAVYGSAQVNVYALDGPDANALVGTTQFYQGSKASISSWACREQMCFRLEVAEESEGKQVSFEEVAVQGAGFWMKYGC